A genome region from Meriones unguiculatus strain TT.TT164.6M chromosome 19, Bangor_MerUng_6.1, whole genome shotgun sequence includes the following:
- the LOC110556156 gene encoding zinc finger protein with KRAB and SCAN domains 4-like: MAREPGENAALSSRSAEEEIGFLVVKVEQEEASPLAEEASWLGSPGPDRSRQRFRAFRYPEAAGPRQALSRLRELCRQWLRPDMHSKEQILELLVLEQFLTILPGELQAWVREQHPDSGEEVVALLEYLERQLDETPPQVPSGEWSREHLCCKVALLTPSQDSQGIRSPPMKPLFKQESQESLECSPLQARGLEMKTETSDLPPAEEYMEQKPEQTVCFLGEDTVPVPAGAEASEQEGKLQTMQKTATGNRRFYCCECGKSFAQSSGLTKHRRIHTGEKPYECDDCGKTFIGSSALVIHQRVHTGEKPYECEECGKVFSHSSNLIKHQRTHTGEKPYECDDCGKTFTQSCSLLEHHKIHTGEKPFQCNLCPKAFRRSSHLLRHQRTHGDKTAHKPLQGEALEGQSRLQRQWDGAGAPETYPCDECERSFTRNRSLIEHKKIHTGEKPYQCDACGKGFSRTSYLVQHQRSHVGKKTASH, from the exons ATGGCTAGAGAGCCAGGAGAGAACGCAGCCCTATCCTCTAGATCTGCAGAAGAGGAGATTGGGTTTCTGGTGGTGAAAGTGGAACAGGAAGAGGCCTCCCCCTTGGCAGAGGAGGCCAGTTGGCTGGGCAGCCCTGGGCCCGACCGCTCACGCCAGCGCTTCCGTGCTTTCCGATACCCTGAGGCGGCCGGACCCCGGCAGGCGCTGAGCCGGCTCCGTGAGCTCTGCAGACAGTGGCTGCGGCCTGACATGCACAGTAAGGAGCAGATCCTGGAGCTGCTGGTGCTGGAGCAGTTCCTGACCATCCTGCCAGGGGAGCTGCAGGCCTGGGTGCGGGAGCAGCACCCCGACAGCGGGGAGGAGGTGGTGGCGCTGCTGGAGTACTTGGAGAGGCAGCTGGATGAGACTCCTCCACAG GTCCCTTCTGGTGAATGGAGCCGAGAACATCTCTGCTGCAAGGTGGCATTGCTGACGCCATCCCAGGACTCACAAGGTATCCGGTCCCCGCCAATGAAGCCTTTGTTCAAGCAGGAATCTCAGGAATCTTTGGAGTGTTCACCCTTACAAGCCAGAG GGCTGGAAATGAAGACTGAGACCAGCGACTTGCCTCCAGCTGAGGAATACATGGAGCAAAAGCCTGAGCAGACAGTGTGCTTCCTGGGTGAAGACACTGTCCCCGTTCCTGCAGGTGCAGAAGCCAGTGAGCAGGAAGGCAAGTTACAGACAATGCAGAAGACTGCCACGGGAAATAGgcggttttattgctgtgaatgtGGAAAGAGTTTTGCTCAGAGTTCAGGCTTGACCAAACATAGGAGAatccacactggagagaaaccctatgagtgTGACGACTGTGGAAAGACCTTCATTGGGAGCTCTGCCCTTGTCATTCATCAGAGAGTTCATACTGGTGAGAAGCCATATGAGTGTGAAGAATGTGGCAAGGTCTTCAGTCACAGCTCAAACCTCATCAAGCACCAGAGAACCCACACTGGGGAGAAGCCCTACGAGTGTGATGACTGTGGGAAAACCTTCACTCAGAGCTGCAGCCTCCTGGAACATCACaaaattcacactggagagaagccattCCAGTGCAACTTGTGTCCTAAAGCCTTTAGGCGCAGCTCACATCTCCTGAGACATCAGAGGACCCACGGTGATAAAACTGCTCACAAGCCTCTGCAGGGAGAGGCCTTGGAAGGTCAGAGTAGGTTGCAACGCCAGTGGGATGGCGCCGGAGCTCCAGAGACTTATCCGTGCGATGAGTGTGAGAGAAGTTTCACCCGGAACAGAAGCCTTATCGAACATAAAAAAATCCACACTGGTGAGAAACCCTATCAGTGCGATGCGTGTGGAAAAGGCTTTAGCCGAACTTCATACCTTGTTCAACATCAGAGAAGCCATGTGGGGAAAAAAACTGCCTCGCACTGA